The DNA window TTCGATTTACCTTCCGGGCTATCAACGACAAGAAATCTCCAAGGCTGAAGATTAACCGATGACGGTGCTAAAGTTGCTTCTTCCAAAATTTCCGTCATTTCCTCACGGCTAATTTTGACCGCTGGATCGTATACGCGTACAGAGCGCCGAGAAGTAATAATTTCTTTATAATTGTTGTTAAGGGTAGTTACAGTCATGTTTTTCTCTCCTAATCTCTATTATGAATTGGTCTTACTTGTTTCTTTCATTTGGTGAATCTGGCTGTTTAGCTTCTGTAGTGCTTGAATAAGTCCAAGTCGTTCAGATTCCGTGAGGTTTACCTGCAGTTCCTCGAGAAATCGATCTTTCTCGGTTTTAAACATTGCTACTTTACTTTTGCCTTCTTCGGTTAGCTGAACTAATGTAATCCGGTTATCGCTCTCACACCTAGTTCGCTGAAGTATTCCTTCCGCTTCCAATTGCTGAACATGACGAGTCACCGCAGCTGGGTCAATAGACACTGCTTTCTGTAGTTCCGACTGGCTAATTTGGCCACCTGTTAGTTTGCAAAGGAGTTCGAGTCGATTGGGACTAACTCCAGCACATTGTTCAAATCGGGTCGCAATATGCTTGTTCAAATGCATTAGCAAGTACAGCAGATCATTTGTATGGCATGTAGAGATGATAAAGACCTCCTTCAATTCATTGACCCGTCAATGGTTGATGGGTCAATAATAATTCAATATTGATAAAAAATCAAGTCCCAAGATATTGAAGTTGTCTGCCAGATCGAGATGTGACGGTCTTGCCTTCGCTTAAGAATTATATTAAAATCGTTGTTACGTGTTTTCAAAAGTACATATATTGGAAGGGAAATATCATGGATATTTATTTGAAGTACTTACTGATCGGTCTTGCCATTGCGCTACCGGTCGGAGCTATTACTATCGAAATGACCAAACAAGGTCTGAAAAATGGTTTCCTCCATGGATGGGCTGTTGGGTTGGGCGGAATGACGATCGACTTTGCATTAATTGTCTTGATGTCTTTGGGATTTGCTTCCTTCCTCTCACTTCCGTTCATTCAGATTCCGCTTTGGATGGTAGGCGCAGGATTTCTCGCTTTTCTAGGTTACGATTCTATTAAAAACGCGGACAAGGATATTACACCGGCAGACGAAAAAACAAAGAAATCATTCTGGAGTACTTATCGGAATGGCTTACTGGTGGCCGTATCACCTGGTAATCTAGTCTTCTGGGTATCCGTATTTGGAACGGTTCTTTCTGAGTCGTACATTTCTTCTGACAAATGGAATTTCGCAGGTGCTGCGATTGGTGTGCTGAGCGGCATTCTTATCCATGATCTCGGCTTGCTATCTATCGTTTCCGTGACACGAAAGGTCATGAGCCGTAAAATGATTAGAGCCGTCTCTGTCATTGCAGGAGTTCTACTGATCGGATTTTCAATCTATTTCGTTTATGAGTTCATCTTGGCGTTGTTGCCGTACATTTCATGATTGTAAACCATAATGGTCGTGCACAAAGAAGGAGTCCGCATCAGCGAACTCCTTCTTTGTCACGCGATATAGATGAGCAACAAAATTCTATAAAATATAGTTCGTTCATATCTTTTGAGCCAGATATTGTTTGAATCTTGTAAAATACTGCTCTGAGGCTTCCCAACGTCTCAGGTCTAACAAGGACATATCCTGTTTGCCATATTGATTTGGCGGTTGATAATACCGAGAAACATAAGTTTCATTGTCGAGTGTATAGAAATAATACGCTCCATCAGGTGTCAGAATTTCAATCCTAGCGTTTAGATAGTCTCCATCCTCATCCGTATGCGCTTGGCGGAAGCTGTAACATTTTGAGCCGTCCCAGAACCCTTCATTCTCATCCTCATCCAACGATAATTCTTGAATAACAGGATGCTGCAAAATGTCATGGACATATTGTACCTCAATGTTTCGTAAATAATACTCAGCCATATTAACGCAGGTCAACAACATAAGCCAGCAATCGCAAATCTCTTCTAGCTGTTCCTGAGACTCTTCTGTAATGTCCTCCCACTCAGACCCTTCATCCACGGTTCTCCTCAACAAACCGACGGAATGATCTTGCTCCACCCATATATAATAGTGATGGCGGTTATCGTTCATATAAACGCTGAGATCCCGCTCATCCCCATCAGCATCAATATGCTCCTGTTGAACTTTGAAAAACACGTCTTCTTCCTGAAAATCAAACGACTTCTTGTCATTCGGCATTAAAATGCATTGAGTCAATTTCAATATATTTTCTTCATTAATCGTATTATGGGTAAAATATAAATGACT is part of the Paenibacillus segetis genome and encodes:
- a CDS encoding MarR family winged helix-turn-helix transcriptional regulator; this encodes MHLNKHIATRFEQCAGVSPNRLELLCKLTGGQISQSELQKAVSIDPAAVTRHVQQLEAEGILQRTRCESDNRITLVQLTEEGKSKVAMFKTEKDRFLEELQVNLTESERLGLIQALQKLNSQIHQMKETSKTNS
- a CDS encoding LysE family translocator; the encoded protein is MDIYLKYLLIGLAIALPVGAITIEMTKQGLKNGFLHGWAVGLGGMTIDFALIVLMSLGFASFLSLPFIQIPLWMVGAGFLAFLGYDSIKNADKDITPADEKTKKSFWSTYRNGLLVAVSPGNLVFWVSVFGTVLSESYISSDKWNFAGAAIGVLSGILIHDLGLLSIVSVTRKVMSRKMIRAVSVIAGVLLIGFSIYFVYEFILALLPYIS